CTTGCACTCATCGCGCAGGCCGAGCGAGCGAACCTCGACAAGATCGTTACCAAGACGGCACAGTGAACCGCAGCCTACAACCCTACCGTTTATTTCCGCTACGACGAACTGATCTATCTGCCTCTCCAGCACCTTTCGGGAACGGGGCAGCATGATCCCGCGCTGCGCATACTCTTCTATCATTAAATACAGCGGTTCGACATCTTCCAAAGTAGCGCTTCTGCAAATGGCGGCGGATGTTGGTTCCGGCTCTGCGGGTTTCGGTTTCGGCTTGGCTAGCACTGTGCTTCACTCCTCCATCAATAACTATGAATAAATATACAACACAGTGAATTAGGATTCAATAGTTATTTTAAAAATTAACCTTCTGTCAACGCTCCGACAAATTCTCCGAACACATCATTTCCGAACAAAATCCCCTGACGGCTTAATCGGTAGTTTCCGCCTTCCCGCTCAAGCAGGCCTGCGCTCAGCATCTTCTGCAGCGGTTTGCCAAACACGTCCTCCAGCTGCCGGTCGAACTGCTCCCGAAAAGCCTTATCGCTGATTCCCTCCCGCATCCTCAGCCCCACCATCATGAAATCTTCCATGGCCTCTTCCTTCGACACAGGATAAGCATTCAGCCGGGGCAGTCCGGTCTTTGTCGCTTCGATGTACGGGCTCACGCCCTTCACATTCATATGCCGCATACGCCGCGCATATCCGTGCGCTCCGGCACCGAGCCCGTAGTAATCCTGATTGCGCCAGTAAGTGATATTATGACGGCTCTCCATTCCGGGCTTGGCGAAATTGCTGATTTCATACTGCCTGTAGCCCGCCTCTTCCATGGAAGACATCAACAGCAGGTACATGGCCAGTTCGTCCTCTTCGGCGGGAAGCGGAAGCTGGTTCTTGTTAAAAAGCGTATGGAACAGCGTGTTCTCCTCAACCTTGAGGCTGTAGATGGAATAGTGGGGCAGGCCTAGGTCAAGCGCCCGCTTGATACTTTCGGCCAGCATATCGACCGTCTGGTTCGGCAGGCCGAACATCAGGTCGATGGACAGGTTGGACAGCCCTGCTGCGCGGGCATTGTCAAGGCTGCGGTAAACATCATCGGTGTTGTGTATGCGGCCGATCCCGCTCAGCAGCTCGTTCTGGAATGCCTGAACTCCAAAGCTGACGCGGTTCACGCCGCCCGCCTTCATAACCGCCAGCTTGTCCGGATCAGTCGTACCGGGATTCGCCTCCATCGAGAACTCGATATCCTCCGCCCAGTCCGGGAAGTAGGTGCGCACCGTCTTCAGAAAATACTCCATTTCATCCGGTTTCAGCACCGTAGGCGTGCCTCCGCCCACAAATATGCTTTGGATAACGCCCGGCGGATTGTCGCGAACGGTGAGTTCCATCTCCCGCTCCAGCGCGCGAAGATAGTCCATTACAGGCTGATCCTTCAGCACATAAGAGTTGAAATCGCAATAAAAGCACTTGTTCGTGCAGAAAGGAATATGAATGTATACCGCCTCGGGCGGACGGCTCCCTTGCAAGCCTGAAAGGTTAGTCATTAAGCGGTCCTCCTTAGATGAAAAGGGAAGCCGGAAGGCTTCCCTGAATAAGCTGCAATATTTGCCTGATTGTCTACTCGTCGATCTTGAGCACCGCCATGAACGCTTCCTGCGGCACTTCGACGCTGCCGACCTGCTTCATGCGCTTCTTGCCTTCCTTCTGCTTCTCCAGCAGCTTCCGCTTCCGCGAAATGTCACCGCCGTAGCATTTGGCAAGAACGTTCTTGCGCATCGCCTTAACCGTCTCGCGGGCAACAACTTTGGTTCCGACGGAAGCCTGAATCGGCACCTCGAACATTTGGCGCGGAATGATGCCGCGCAGCTTCTCGCAAATGATACGGCCGCGATTATAGGCGCGGTCGCGGTGCACGATGAACGACAGGGCGTCGACCTGTTCGCCGTTAAGCAGAATGTCCATTTTCACCAGGTTCGACTGGCGGTAACCGGACAGTTCATAATCGAAGGACGCATAGCCTTTCGTTCCGGATTTCAGCTGGTCGAAGAAATCATAGACGATTTCCGACAGCGGAATTTGGTAAGTGATGGTCACCCGGTTCGCGTCCAGGTATTCCATGTTCACGAATTCGCCGCGCTTGTTCTGGCACAGCTCCATGACCGTCCCGACGAAATCGTTGGGCACGATAACGGCTGCCTTGACGTAAGGCTCCTCGACATAATCGATCTTGCCGATCTCCGGATAGTTCGACGGGTTGTCAATCTGGATCATTTCGCCGCTCGTCAGCATAATGCGGTAAATAACGCTCGGCGCCGTCGTGATGAGCGGCAGATTGAACTCCCGCTCGATCCGCTCCTGGATGATCTCCATATGCAGCAGGCCGAGAAATCCGCAGCGGAAGCCGAAGCCGAGCGCACTGGACGTCTCGGGCTCGAAGCTCAGCGAAGCGTCGTTGAGCTGCAGCTTCTCCAGCGCCTCGCGCAGATCATTGTAATCCGACGTCTCGATCGGATACAGACCGCAGTATACCATCGGATTGATCTTCCGGTAGCCGGGCAACGGCTCGGGCGTCGGGCGTTTGGCGTCCGTCACGGTATCGCCGACACGGGTATCCCCCACATGCTTGATGCCGGCCACGATAAAGCCAACATCGCCTACGTTCAGCTCGTTCACGATGCTCATGCGCGGCATAAATGCGCCGACTTCAATAACCTCGAACGTCTTGTCGGTCGCCATCATCTTGATCTTCGAGCCGGCGCGGATGCTGCCGTCAACAACCCGGACATACACGATTACACCTTTGTACGGGTCGTAATGGGAGTCGAAAATCAGCGCCTTCAGCGGCTGATCGGGATCTCCCGTAGGCGCCGGAACCTGCTTGACTACCTGCTCCAGAATCTCCTTGATGCCGATTCCCGCCTTGGCGGAAGCAAGCACCGCCTCGCTGGCGTCCAGGCCGATGACGTCCTCAATCTCCTGCTTCACCCGTTCCGGGTCGGCGCTCGGCAGATCGATCTTGTTGACGACCGGCAGAATTTCCAGATTGTTGTCCAGCGCCAGATACACGTTGGCCAGTGTCTGGGCTTCAATTCCCTGGGCCGCGTCGACGACGAGCAGCGCGCCTTCGCAGGCCGCGAGACTGCGCGAAACTTCATAAGTGAAATCGACATGCCCCGGCGTGTCAATCAGATTGAGCAGATATTCTTGCCCGTCATCGGCACGATACGTGAGGCGAACGGCCTGCAGCTTGATCGTAATGCCGCGCTCGCGCTCAAGATCCATCTGGTCGAGCACCTGTTCCTGCATTTCGCGCGAGCTGAGCGCCCCGGTGTATTCCAAAATCCGGTCGGCAAGCGTCGACTTCCCGTGGTCTATATGTGCAATTATCGAGAAATTGCGGATTTGTTCTTGTCTTTTCTTAACGTCAGTC
This region of Paenibacillus sp. URB8-2 genomic DNA includes:
- a CDS encoding N-acetyltransferase, translated to MLAKPKPKPAEPEPTSAAICRSATLEDVEPLYLMIEEYAQRGIMLPRSRKVLERQIDQFVVAEINGRVVGCGSLCRLGNDLVEVRSLGLRDECKGQGIGSMIVEELTKEARRQKIPKIMALTYAVNFFLKNGFQVVNKEIFPEKVWTDCVNCSKQHACDEIAVLKMLN
- the hemW gene encoding radical SAM family heme chaperone HemW, encoding MTNLSGLQGSRPPEAVYIHIPFCTNKCFYCDFNSYVLKDQPVMDYLRALEREMELTVRDNPPGVIQSIFVGGGTPTVLKPDEMEYFLKTVRTYFPDWAEDIEFSMEANPGTTDPDKLAVMKAGGVNRVSFGVQAFQNELLSGIGRIHNTDDVYRSLDNARAAGLSNLSIDLMFGLPNQTVDMLAESIKRALDLGLPHYSIYSLKVEENTLFHTLFNKNQLPLPAEEDELAMYLLLMSSMEEAGYRQYEISNFAKPGMESRHNITYWRNQDYYGLGAGAHGYARRMRHMNVKGVSPYIEATKTGLPRLNAYPVSKEEAMEDFMMVGLRMREGISDKAFREQFDRQLEDVFGKPLQKMLSAGLLEREGGNYRLSRQGILFGNDVFGEFVGALTEG
- the lepA gene encoding translation elongation factor 4, with translation MTDVKKRQEQIRNFSIIAHIDHGKSTLADRILEYTGALSSREMQEQVLDQMDLERERGITIKLQAVRLTYRADDGQEYLLNLIDTPGHVDFTYEVSRSLAACEGALLVVDAAQGIEAQTLANVYLALDNNLEILPVVNKIDLPSADPERVKQEIEDVIGLDASEAVLASAKAGIGIKEILEQVVKQVPAPTGDPDQPLKALIFDSHYDPYKGVIVYVRVVDGSIRAGSKIKMMATDKTFEVIEVGAFMPRMSIVNELNVGDVGFIVAGIKHVGDTRVGDTVTDAKRPTPEPLPGYRKINPMVYCGLYPIETSDYNDLREALEKLQLNDASLSFEPETSSALGFGFRCGFLGLLHMEIIQERIEREFNLPLITTAPSVIYRIMLTSGEMIQIDNPSNYPEIGKIDYVEEPYVKAAVIVPNDFVGTVMELCQNKRGEFVNMEYLDANRVTITYQIPLSEIVYDFFDQLKSGTKGYASFDYELSGYRQSNLVKMDILLNGEQVDALSFIVHRDRAYNRGRIICEKLRGIIPRQMFEVPIQASVGTKVVARETVKAMRKNVLAKCYGGDISRKRKLLEKQKEGKKRMKQVGSVEVPQEAFMAVLKIDE